The genomic stretch CTATATTATTCTGAAAAAGACAAACTCCAATCTGGCCATGGATTCGATTTGGACTCAAGGACTAGGATTTCTGTAGACGATTTTGATGAAAGTAGAATTCGTGGAAAAGTTTCCTCCGATGGTTATGACCCTTTTCATGAAACGGTAACAGATAGAAAGGGAAATTTTGAAATGTCAGTGAGACCGCAGGATCACATTAGGGATATGTCAGTGAGGGATGAAACAACAGCAGTCGACCATGAGGAAAATGAAGGTAACGGTTTAAACTGGAATTCCATGGTCTCAAAATAACTCTCCTGTGCATACacagttaaggtggctcaaaccagttgcAATGCTTTCAAGTAACCTTCTTATTGGAAGGTTTGGCGTTACAATGCTGCATCAGGTATTAGCAATGTTATCATACCATAGGAAACACCAATAatttgctgaacaagatgcggtcATTATTGTGATATAATAAGTCACCATGGCAATGGAAAAGCCCTGTAATAACACCCcttattttgtttaaagttgctcatatttgaaaaacaaacttggTGACCCCTTTTTtgttgctggaaagtgatcagaagaacaagatgaaactttctgcaaaattttttaaaattctgtacAGCGGATTCAGAGACACCTTAAATCTGTGACTTTTTAAAGGTGGCTCTGATTCTGAAGTACAAAAGTTTCTtataactttgcagaaagtttcatcttggccttctaaccctaaccttagcCTTGGTGTACTGAACCATCCGTGTCAACCCGTCACGGTCTGAGGACAGTGAACAAAATTGTTGCATTGGTTGTGTGCAAATATTCAAAACATTTTGAACGACTTTTTATCTACAATCATGTGACCATTTGGTGTGCAAGAAATTTTCCTGTATCATTGTTCCAGTATGGAGTCATCTGCAGTGGTCAGGGGATTCAATAACATTTTAAAGGTGGCAGCTGGTTTGAATACAGTAACCAACTGTTGTCATTGaataaatgaattttaatcttagatttTAAAGAATCCGTCTTTGATTAGTTGCCTCAGTTGATGGAAAAAAGTAGTGGACTTCTCTGAGTGATGTATCCAATGCTTTTCATCGACTGCCAGCACTTATTGAATTCACTGGGTCACCAACGTGGTAAACAATCCATCCCTTGACCATTACATTATTATTCTTCTCTCCATAATCCCCAGACTCTGGAGAAGCTGTTTTCAACAGTGGTAGGCATCCAAATTAGCAATTTAAGGTTACATGCTTAACTCTTTTTCAGGGTCACTCTCTTTTTTCAGGTAACTGAGGCTGAAGTGATCTTGACCCTTATCTGCACAATTTAAGCATTTGTATCTTATTTAAAAGTTTAAGAGTTGTTTCCTTGGTTTTCATTGTTGGCCCCTAAGGTTGTGATTCTTTCAGTCAGTATTATATAACGTTTTTGGTTTTTGATTCAATGTACATATCTAAACAAGATGACGGggcttgcaaaaaaaatataacGACAAGTGTTACAGTGAAACTGGTTGTTCATTTGCGTGCCACTTTGCAATATTGCGTTTTTGATTGACACTTTCCTTCGAGCAAGTTGAGGGTTCAAATTTCCCAATGTATGGACAGTTGAAGTCCAATGGTATGCCTCGAACTGTCATTACATTGTGAACCTTCTCCATAGTCGGTTTGGAATTGATAACTTTAATATTTTGGAAGGCCCTTCAAATGGATTTGAAAtgattaatttcttcaaagaacgTTTATGCATGGAATCCAGTAATGGCAAATGGAGATGTTGTTGTATGGCCTTTTGACACCACAGAGTTTTCACGGAAAACCAGTTGCGCTTAATGCTAAGAAATCGTGTTGTTGAATTGATATTTCAACCCCCTTATGGTCCTAAATTTAATtcttatgagttttgttttaggTAGATGAATGCGTATTTGAGACAACACGAACAGTTTTCACAGAACTTGCAATAATTCAAGGTTTGCAAACAATGACACAGGCAATACATTGTGGATGTgtcatttaaaaattaatttttgcacAGCCTCACGAATCCTACCCAATGTAGAGTTATTATGCCATAAATTTATATTGTAAAAAATAGAGATCAAGGTTATTTTGAACGGATCCAAATACCTGACTCCGCATTGGAACATAAACAGCTGGTAGCTCTGAcagcaagttgaaatttgaacttGCAACTTCCTCAGAGCAAACTGCCAATCCACGAACATTGCATCACAAAATTGCAAAGTGGTGCGCAAATGAACGACTAGTTTTACTGTCCACACGACCAATCACCATGTGTATTTTACTGGATGACCTGTTTAAGTGCTGAAGCAGTGTCCAAAATATGTAATTTCAGTCTAATGTCACTTGACAACAAAAAGAATCTGTGACAGAAAATTATGACCTCTGGTTAATTCCAAAACGTGCACAGTTGCACCATGGTCCTTTATGTTATTGTTAAAAGGAactgttgttttaaatttttgactCTACAACAAAGCCATAAGAGCTCTTTATTCTCTGCCTTTGGCCTTCACAACCACCCAGACACCCTGCTGGGAATTAGAAATGGAGACGACAGACATGTGGAAAATAAGCTCCATACGTTTCATTTCACGGGAGAATAAAAACATTATGACTACACCGTACTCTCCATCATTGTTCAGCACCTTCTTGCTCaacaaattattgttgttttgtttttaaatgccACTGAAGTTAGTGAAACTTTCTGGTCCTCAGCTGGCTGATCTTGATTTTGGTTTCTTTAATACTCAGGAGACTAAACTCACTTCCCTACCTAGACCTCGTGTTCATAGACCATCAAAGGGCTCCACCAGGAACCCATAATAATGATTTGTTGTCGGTATTTGTTTTGTAGATTATTCATCTCTGGAAGAACTGCAAGTTTCTCGTAGAAGATCTTCAAGTGATCCTACTGAAGGAGATCACCGTAGGGATGATGAGATGACTGCAACAAGAAAATCTTCAGAAGACGGAACGTCGTTTTACACAGAGATATTTCCTCAAAGATCCTCGGCCCTGGATATCGTGGAAGACATGTGGGAGGGGTTTTCTGTATATGATTACCCGGCAGATCCAAGCCCACCTCGTGAAAAACGCGAGGACAAAAAGAATTGGGCACTGAAATTAACTATTCCCAAACCGTTTTCTATGACGATGAGAGAGGCAAAAAAAACGCCGAAGAACTTAACCAGATCTCAACAGATTCTATTAGAAGATTTAAAAAGgagacaagaaaatgaagaagcaGAGCTGCATAAGAAATTTCGTGCCCAGCCTGTTCCTGCCACGACGTTTTTGCCTCTATATGATGAAATCACGCGTCAAAATGAACTAAGAAGATATCGGGTGAGGGAGCTTAGTAAAGCCATTCTTAAATCTTCCGAAAGACCCTTTAAGTTTATGAAACGAGaggaggaaaagaaaaaattgcGGCGAACGAAATCTTTGAGTAATCTGTCGGAATTGGAAGGCAAGCTGGACGATAAGAAGACATTTAAAGCAAATCCTTTTCCCGATCATTTGTTTGACTTGAGTTTAGCGGACAGAATGGCTGAGAAAGAGGAGTACAGAGCGATCCGCGTGAGAATGCGGGCGCAAGAAACACTGGCCATGTCCCGTTTACCCCCAAATATGGAATCTAGAGGAAAGGATTACACACTGGGAACGTTTCGGAGCAAGTTGAGCAAAGATGGAAACAAGAATGCTTTCATGACAAAGGAGCACAAATTTAGACCTCAGATTAACACTGTTATACCAGAGTTTGATGCCCTGcacagacaatttgaaaaagagatGAGAgataagaaaaaagagagagaaccTACTGTTGTCGAACCGTTTGCATTGAAAACAGAGCAAGTATCCGGTGCCCGGAAATCGAGAGCAATGAGGTCGCAAGAAATACAAGACAGCATGGGATCCTCCAGAGAGCGCTCTGCCAGCAGGGAACGACCCTCTAGTGCCAGGTCCTACACTCCACGGGACACCCTTCCATTTGGGTAAGTCTATTGTTGTGTTGCAGAATAATTCTCACCCTTTGTGGTCGCCTCCGTATCGTTTGCTTTCAGTCACTGCTTACACTTCCCAAAAGCGgctcaaaagaaaataattttaaaaaagcttaTCAAGTCCGCCGGGCATACTTAGAAGTCGCTGAGGAGCGTTTTGCGTATTCCTACCTGAAGCATTCAAGGGTGCCGTAGGAAAGCAATGTTCAGTGGTCGTGTTGAGTGCTTTGGTGGTGCATTACCTCTCTAGATGTTCAGCGAAAAAGTCTATCGTTTTTTCTCAGCTAAGCAGAAGTTAAAAGAATTCCAGTTGTTACACGTCGCACGCGTTTTTTTCCGCGCTGTAAGCAGCTTAAATGCTTTCGTTTAATCGGAGAGTACTTTAGCTATGTGTAATAAGCAGACTGAAGCAGAATCGGCAGGTGAGGGAGGTACTACAGGGTCTCCTTCCCTTTTGTAGCATTTCCATCGTTGCGGTATGACTACATCTTTCTTTAGGTGTCCACTCTCCTTTCTCTCAGCTGTTTCCGTGCCTTTCTGTCCTCACCagaagtagagaaccaacaaagtcaatccacatatgacgccaactctgggaatcgaacccggtccacaatggtgggaggcgagtgctctcaccacagcGCTATACCTCCACCCCTATCATTCCTGGCCCCTCGGTTTCGACCAGATTCTTCATGTCGTAAGTTTTTTATTTAACCCATTATCATTTCGCGAAATTTGTTTGCCTTCAGAACGACAGAGTCATCGCGTCTACGCGAGAGTTCAGTGCGCAAAAGTCTGCAAGAGAGGCTAGACAGTGAACGGGATGAGGTCAAACAGGGTAAAAGGAGGCGGCGGCGACAAAAATTGTTAAAACCGGAAGTGACGAGAAAAGTCATGGCGAATGATAACAGTGCACAACTGAAAAATGCTGCTAAGAAAAAGGTCCAAAGTTTTAGGTAAGTTTCTCTGTGACTACTTTCATGGCTGTTTACTTTACTTCGAATCGTGGGTACCCCCCAACtcattgaaatgaaatgaaatgaaatgaaataagtTTGGGGTACCCAAGATTCCGTCTACTTAGGTACACTGATGCGCTTAAGCGCCATCTTCGAGCTGTCGTTTGGATCTCTCCAACTTGGAgcatatatttatttatgtacttTCTACACACGGCCCCGCAATTTTTAAGCTTTAAGCATCAGCTTGTATAAAGAAGGATACGTTACTTTACTTTGCCTTACTTTTTACGTTTATAATCTTCTTTGTTTATTGGCCATTTACCCAGCAAGTATCCATGTGACCCCGGTGTTGCGTTTTTTCTGGATGCCCCCTGAGAATTCTCCACACCTTTTATAAGTACGGGCAATTATTCTAATGGTTTCTGAACGCTTAACTCTGCGACCTCTTGATGTGCATTGTAGGGAAAGTGATCGAGCCCGAAGAGAGGAATACAACCGCGAACTTCAAGAAATGGAGAAACGCGTAAGTAAGCGACCTCTTCTCTTTGAACAGCAATCCCAAGCCACAGCAAGACGAGCCGCAGAACGCAAGTACGCGGATATCCTTCGTAGCGCAGGCGTAGATGAGGCAATTGTACAAAATCTGGTCACCAAGGATGGTAGAATTGTGGATGCTGAGTCGGAAGACGATCTCGAAGAGACTGGATCACAAGCTGATTACAGTGGGTCTGAGCAATCTTCAGGTATTGACAACAGACCAGGTAGCCGGGCCGGAAATATTAATCATGATGAAAGCGATGTGCAAGAAGACACCGATGAGGACGATGTAGAAATATGAACGAATCATAAAATAATAGCCGTATAATTTTCTGGAGAACAAAAAGGCTAACTCAATCTGTTATTTGCATGTGAACTTGTGAAGGTCGCTGCAAGAGAATTTTACAAACCATTCTATCATGTTCTTTGAAGTCAGCGGACCCCTCTATAGAGAATCTCCTAAGTTAGGGTCAAGGGTACTGCGGCAGCACCACGACCGAATTGCAGACGTGGTTTGTTATTTAAAGTTAATTCTTGGATTCGTGTTTTAATACGCGTGAGAAAGTTCTGTTTATCGTCATATTTTCATAGACTCGACAGAACAAATCAGTTTTGTTGTATTAccattgtaaaataaagatGCTGATGAAGGACAGATGCTGATGATGTACAGATGCTTAGCTAGTGTTATTAAAGTATTTTTTTAGTGGCGTATGTGATCAATAAAACTTGACCATTGACCTTAAATTCTTGACGGTGTGAAGTCCATTATCATGTCTTGTAAGTGCAATGTAAGCCTACGCATTTATTCAACTGACTTCCCATTCGTTTCATGTGTCCGCCCAATTAGCGACTTGATGCGAGTCCTCCTTCATTTCATGTCATTTGCAACCTGAAGACCATCCTTTCTGTCAATCGCCTCGTAGTGCGCTGATCATCATCGAAGGGCATGGCAAATTGCCAGTAAAATTGCTTTGAGTGGCGTTAGCTCGATGCATAAACTTCATCATTTGGCTGTACCGCCTGCCTATCTTCTCTCTGGGTACTCTGTaaccgggggggggggaggaagggtACTTGGGTCAATTTTCGCTGGGTATGTGCTgctggcctctcagaacccctacctttttggtctattttgtggccaattatagaccccatcttattcacttttgggtaaatgtaattttagcgaccccaGCATAGTCACTTTCTGTTCAT from Montipora capricornis isolate CH-2021 chromosome 12, ASM3666992v2, whole genome shotgun sequence encodes the following:
- the LOC138027058 gene encoding protein FAM161B-like, with protein sequence MASGHGASVTRNLCYSAPRHPRTNKPATENERRTISLEVEPPESQELRSMDGSSPSSSRRTKRRHQGHKPKRSVRDSLSDSFRELKDVDEEHFYEHLLALKNEHKKTLKTLEKLYYSEKDKLQSGHGFDLDSRTRISVDDFDESRIRGKVSSDGYDPFHETVTDRKGNFEMSVRPQDHIRDMSVRDETTAVDHEENEDYSSLEELQVSRRRSSSDPTEGDHRRDDEMTATRKSSEDGTSFYTEIFPQRSSALDIVEDMWEGFSVYDYPADPSPPREKREDKKNWALKLTIPKPFSMTMREAKKTPKNLTRSQQILLEDLKRRQENEEAELHKKFRAQPVPATTFLPLYDEITRQNELRRYRVRELSKAILKSSERPFKFMKREEEKKKLRRTKSLSNLSELEGKLDDKKTFKANPFPDHLFDLSLADRMAEKEEYRAIRVRMRAQETLAMSRLPPNMESRGKDYTLGTFRSKLSKDGNKNAFMTKEHKFRPQINTVIPEFDALHRQFEKEMRDKKKEREPTVVEPFALKTEQVSGARKSRAMRSQEIQDSMGSSRERSASRERPSSARSYTPRDTLPFGTTESSRLRESSVRKSLQERLDSERDEVKQGKRRRRRQKLLKPEVTRKVMANDNSAQLKNAAKKKVQSFRESDRARREEYNRELQEMEKRVSKRPLLFEQQSQATARRAAERKYADILRSAGVDEAIVQNLVTKDGRIVDAESEDDLEETGSQADYSGSEQSSGIDNRPGSRAGNINHDESDVQEDTDEDDVEI